A genomic region of Fusobacterium perfoetens contains the following coding sequences:
- a CDS encoding YchJ family protein, whose amino-acid sequence MENPKTALELMKARYNAYVKGDIEFIKKTHDPKTIKGIDWKEAEEWSKNSKWLGLEILDVVKGETFDTEGIVEFKAKYFDIKENKEFIHHERSYFVKKGRHWYYKGWLPVLK is encoded by the coding sequence ATGGAAAATCCAAAAACAGCTCTTGAACTTATGAAAGCAAGATATAACGCCTATGTTAAAGGAGATATTGAATTTATTAAAAAAACTCATGATCCTAAAACTATAAAAGGAATAGACTGGAAAGAAGCAGAAGAATGGTCTAAAAATTCAAAATGGCTGGGACTTGAAATTCTTGATGTAGTAAAAGGAGAAACTTTTGACACTGAAGGAATTGTAGAATTTAAAGCAAAGTATTTTGATATTAAAGAAAATAAAGAATTTATCCATCATGAGAGAAGTTATTTTGTAAAAAAAGGAAGACATTGGTATTATAAAGGCTGGCTACCAGTTTTAAAATAA
- a CDS encoding pirin family protein, with protein sequence MIKQIPSENMWKSNLGWLKSNFHFSFAEYYNEKNINFGVLRVVNDDVISPGKGFDEHPHIDIEILSYVIKGKLSHKDSTGKKAVLEKGEVQYMSAGTGISHSEYNNSDEDLRFIQLMILPNVIGKKADYKNFKFKWEERVNKFFHIASEKNGNAPVKINQDINIFAAEIEKNKNLHFEIKEKRQAYLIQAEGASLINNRYVTKEKDGLQAIGESLDIMALNKSHILIVEMKERMDLK encoded by the coding sequence ATGATTAAACAAATACCATCAGAAAATATGTGGAAATCAAATTTAGGCTGGCTAAAAAGTAATTTTCACTTTTCTTTTGCCGAATATTATAATGAAAAAAATATTAATTTTGGAGTTTTAAGAGTTGTAAATGATGATGTAATATCCCCAGGAAAAGGATTTGATGAACATCCTCACATTGATATAGAAATCTTATCCTATGTAATAAAAGGAAAGCTTTCACATAAAGACAGTACTGGAAAAAAAGCTGTTCTTGAAAAAGGAGAAGTCCAGTATATGAGTGCAGGAACAGGAATTTCTCATTCTGAATATAATAATTCTGATGAAGATTTAAGATTTATACAACTTATGATTCTTCCGAATGTTATTGGAAAAAAAGCTGACTATAAAAATTTTAAATTTAAATGGGAAGAAAGAGTAAATAAATTTTTCCATATAGCATCAGAAAAAAATGGAAATGCCCCTGTTAAAATAAATCAAGATATAAATATTTTTGCTGCAGAGATAGAAAAAAATAAAAATCTTCACTTTGAAATTAAGGAAAAAAGACAGGCATATCTTATTCAGGCAGAAGGAGCTTCTCTTATAAATAACAGATATGTAACAAAAGAAAAAGATGGACTTCAGGCAATAGGAGAGTCTCTTGATATAATGGCTTTAAATAAATCTCATATTCTCATCGTTGAAATGAAAGAAAGAATGGATTTAAAATAA
- a CDS encoding radical SAM protein has product MEEMKYVFGPVPSRRLGNSLGISPIPRKVCNYSCIYCQLGRTDKMTGERKEFFKKEDILKEFKEYLKDSNKFDVITIVGEGEPTLYLKLGELIKDVKKLTSKPVAVITNGALLHDKNVRKELCEADIVLPSIDGYDEETSKIIDRPLGTIKFDEELQGLIEFSKEYTGQLWLEIMLVEGINSDKNSIEAFKEILKKINYDRVYINTPVRPPAEDYVKSVGKETIEYAVKELGGISIDMLSSGNFFSEISDNYEAVLSIIRRHPMNQFEVESFINSRDIKNTKEIFERLKEDSKVNVIDYKGIKTYRLK; this is encoded by the coding sequence ATGGAAGAAATGAAGTATGTTTTTGGACCTGTTCCCTCAAGAAGATTGGGAAACTCTTTGGGAATAAGTCCTATACCGAGAAAAGTGTGCAATTATTCATGTATTTACTGTCAGCTTGGAAGAACTGATAAAATGACAGGAGAAAGAAAGGAATTTTTTAAAAAGGAAGATATTTTAAAAGAATTTAAAGAATATCTAAAAGACTCAAATAAATTTGATGTAATAACAATTGTAGGAGAGGGAGAGCCTACTTTATATTTAAAATTAGGAGAGCTTATAAAAGATGTAAAAAAACTTACTTCTAAACCAGTTGCTGTTATAACAAATGGTGCACTTCTCCATGATAAAAATGTGAGAAAAGAACTTTGTGAAGCTGACATTGTTCTTCCTTCAATTGATGGATATGATGAAGAAACATCAAAGATAATAGACAGACCTTTAGGAACAATAAAATTTGATGAAGAGCTTCAAGGGCTTATAGAATTTTCTAAAGAATATACAGGGCAGTTATGGCTTGAAATAATGCTTGTAGAAGGAATTAACAGCGATAAAAATTCTATAGAAGCTTTTAAAGAAATATTAAAAAAAATAAATTATGACAGAGTATATATCAATACTCCAGTAAGACCACCTGCAGAAGATTATGTTAAAAGTGTAGGAAAAGAAACAATAGAGTATGCAGTTAAAGAACTGGGAGGAATTTCAATAGATATGTTAAGCTCAGGAAATTTCTTCAGCGAAATATCTGATAATTATGAAGCAGTCCTAAGTATTATAAGAAGACACCCTATGAATCAGTTTGAAGTTGAAAGCTTTATAAATTCAAGAGACATAAAAAATACAAAAGAAATTTTTGAAAGACTTAAAGAAGACAGTAAAGTAAATGTAATAGATTATAAGGGAATAAAAACTTATAGATTAAAATAG
- a CDS encoding cyclase family protein, producing MKIYDLTHKIENDMTVYSEEEKPHIKSLFSFKIHGFNVTSLNISSHIGTHIDVPLHMTENGKNICDFPVETFFGKGLCISFEELKNFNFENLKNIDYLLIYTGWDKFWNNSSYFKNYPVISKEIILKILSYNLKGIGIDCISPDSYSSEEMENHKLLLKNNKIIVENLCSLKNLLGKDFYFSCMPLKTESDGCPVRAAAIIF from the coding sequence ATGAAAATTTATGATTTAACTCACAAAATAGAAAATGATATGACTGTTTATTCTGAAGAAGAAAAACCTCATATTAAATCTCTTTTTTCTTTTAAAATTCATGGGTTTAATGTCACATCTTTAAATATCTCTTCACATATAGGAACTCATATTGATGTTCCTTTGCATATGACAGAAAATGGAAAAAATATTTGTGATTTTCCAGTTGAAACTTTTTTTGGAAAAGGACTTTGTATCTCCTTTGAAGAACTTAAAAATTTTAATTTTGAAAATTTAAAAAATATAGATTATCTTCTTATTTATACAGGATGGGATAAATTTTGGAATAACAGTAGTTATTTTAAAAATTATCCAGTTATTTCAAAAGAAATAATTTTAAAAATCTTATCTTATAATTTAAAAGGAATTGGAATAGACTGTATATCTCCAGATTCTTATTCCTCAGAAGAAATGGAAAATCATAAACTTCTTTTAAAAAACAACAAAATTATTGTAGAAAATTTATGCTCTCTTAAAAATCTTTTAGGTAAGGATTTTTATTTTTCATGTATGCCGTTAAAAACAGAATCTGACGGCTGTCCTGTAAGAGCTGCTGCAATAATATTTTAA
- a CDS encoding phospho-sugar mutase — MDDKIRKTYELWMNSDYIDEADREELKSIEGNEKEIEERFYTNISFGTAGMRGIRGVGTNRINKYMIRKATQGLANYIIASSGEEGMKKGVAIAYDCRIGSTEYAINTALVLAGNGIKSYLFESLRSTPELSFAVRELKCQAGVMVTASHNPQEYNGYKVYWDIGGQIVEPQASGIVNEVNKVENFEDIKMITEEEAKAKELLVIIGKEVDDRFIEEVKKEAIITDIPGKKDFKIVYSPLHGTGRRPVQRILKEMGFENVYTVKEQEEPDGMFPTCPYANPEDHKVFALSTKLADEIGAKVCIANDPDADRTGLALKRENGEWFYPNGNQIGMIFMDYILKMTKDLPKNGAVVSTIVSTPILDDIAKAYGVKVWRTLTGFKYIGEKIEQFKNKELDGTYLFGFEESIGYLKGTHVRDKDAVVASLLLAEIAAYYDSIGTSIPAELDKIYDRFGWYGEETISITKTGMDGAKQIAKIMEVLREKEITEILGRKVLILKDFKKQVEIDYERCNRKTIDLPKSDVLQFILEGDVKVTVRPSGTEPKIKYYLYVKEETKEKADKALKEFGENFVKFVDSLI; from the coding sequence ATGGATGATAAAATAAGAAAGACATATGAATTATGGATGAACTCTGATTATATAGATGAGGCAGACAGAGAAGAACTTAAGTCAATAGAAGGAAACGAAAAAGAAATAGAAGAAAGATTTTATACAAATATTAGTTTTGGAACAGCTGGAATGAGAGGAATAAGAGGTGTTGGAACTAATAGAATTAATAAATATATGATAAGAAAAGCAACTCAAGGACTTGCTAATTATATAATAGCATCTTCTGGAGAAGAAGGAATGAAAAAAGGAGTGGCAATAGCTTACGACTGTAGAATTGGATCAACAGAATATGCAATAAATACAGCTCTTGTACTTGCAGGAAATGGAATAAAATCATATTTATTTGAATCATTAAGAAGTACTCCTGAGCTTTCATTTGCTGTAAGAGAATTAAAATGTCAAGCTGGTGTAATGGTAACAGCTTCTCACAATCCTCAAGAATACAACGGATACAAAGTTTATTGGGATATTGGAGGACAAATTGTAGAACCTCAAGCTTCAGGAATTGTAAATGAAGTAAATAAAGTTGAAAATTTTGAAGATATAAAAATGATAACAGAAGAAGAGGCAAAAGCTAAAGAACTTCTTGTAATAATAGGAAAAGAAGTTGACGATAGATTCATAGAAGAAGTTAAAAAAGAAGCTATCATTACAGATATTCCAGGAAAAAAAGATTTTAAAATAGTTTATTCTCCTCTTCATGGAACAGGAAGAAGACCTGTACAAAGAATTTTAAAAGAAATGGGATTTGAAAATGTATATACTGTAAAAGAGCAAGAAGAACCAGATGGAATGTTCCCAACTTGTCCTTATGCAAATCCTGAAGATCATAAAGTATTTGCTCTTTCAACAAAGTTAGCTGATGAAATAGGTGCAAAAGTATGTATAGCTAATGATCCTGATGCAGATAGAACAGGACTAGCTCTTAAGAGAGAAAATGGAGAATGGTTCTATCCTAATGGAAACCAAATTGGAATGATTTTTATGGATTATATTTTAAAAATGACTAAAGATCTTCCAAAAAATGGAGCTGTTGTGTCAACAATAGTTTCAACTCCTATTTTAGATGATATTGCTAAAGCTTATGGAGTAAAAGTTTGGAGAACTTTAACAGGATTTAAATATATTGGAGAAAAAATAGAACAGTTTAAAAATAAAGAACTTGATGGAACATATTTATTTGGATTTGAAGAATCAATAGGATATTTAAAAGGAACTCATGTAAGAGATAAAGACGCAGTGGTTGCTTCTCTTCTTCTTGCTGAAATAGCAGCTTATTATGACAGCATAGGAACATCAATACCTGCTGAACTTGATAAAATTTATGACAGATTTGGATGGTATGGAGAAGAAACTATTTCTATAACTAAAACAGGAATGGATGGAGCAAAACAAATTGCTAAAATAATGGAAGTTCTTAGAGAAAAAGAAATTACAGAAATATTAGGAAGAAAAGTATTAATTCTTAAAGATTTCAAAAAACAAGTTGAAATTGATTACGAAAGATGTAACAGAAAAACTATTGATCTTCCTAAATCAGATGTTCTTCAATTTATCCTTGAAGGAGATGTTAAAGTTACAGTAAGACCTTCTGGAACAGAACCAAAAATTAAATACTACTTATATGTAAAAGAAGAAACAAAAGAAAAAGCTGATAAAGCTCTTAAAGAGTTTGGAGAAAATTTTGTAAAATTTGTAGATTCATTAATATAA
- a CDS encoding UvrD-helicase domain-containing protein, producing the protein MKFLIRDNFFKSIPKEKIDIVSGNLKYFYEEIEKNSKNIKEIPKGFWIKKLAGVKNRFEFRVNNGDRIFFSFSKRGDEEEKITFLLYSSHDRGVKNSKRAEIQSVKDFEIFKDDFEPSPIEEIDKSVFLNYNNVITYEIKNDNFFIFNRDNKYFYYYLNDEQYETIISPSPLFVIGSAGSGKSTITLRKILNIEEHNDVYGFKKVGYFTGNSYLKDNLEEQYYFFRDKNKKALSSFYTLKEFYRKELGIDTRKIIDFRKFMEFLSFSYPNRKKLKVEDSNIYFEIIGIIKGIMGKGGADNWEKDILNPLISLEEYKNLSKKYSVLSSSQKEEIYKIALKYEEWKKENNLYDVNDLAAAGTKIQEKFDFILVDEVQDLTETEIYFLSNLVKTPENIIFAGDIHQMVNFNSFSFDRLKNLYYKNNMRYSLSTLVKNYRSSKEIVKLANYLTDLRKKYIGNLGMDDYKEGAVLDEGNIIFSKTDFSFAENFQKDVNAAIIVSDDDERKKFSEASGIKHRIFTVEEIKGLEYRDVICCNLISKNLWAWKKILSGNVKQDQRYRKYFNLFYVGITRARKNLIIMEEVSEANELLKNIKSFMNIKEEKEVNKDKIIKNNSFSSKEEWISEGIKLYKLEKFDEAQYAFEQGDYPTWIAEKETEIDIENGDYKTAIEKIEKGNFKKSRIYFEKLIIDNIIEKENYIKALKYLESFALSYKYFEIKRKISEGINKGLYSVKEINKIIPMFLNRREFTIVGDSYFYIKKYDLAINFYKKASNTEGVIRARREFLKEKFNDIDKRDERIQIVENYIGKKDINTADRQGKTPLMNIMINDKPKETAEMLLSLGLNIHEKINLGSVTGHYIHLTQMILQDKIGWLKFLYKKGADVNSESSRKETPLFYAGIFEDMPSVEFLLEHGADINHTDTNGETVDFKKARERRVKYFKFFIERMDKPDKLNKQGENILNILEEMKEAFISNEKELRKISLMEKIYKRAVEKNTK; encoded by the coding sequence ATGAAATTTTTAATTAGAGATAATTTCTTTAAATCTATTCCAAAAGAAAAAATAGATATAGTTTCTGGGAACTTAAAATATTTTTATGAAGAAATTGAAAAAAATTCTAAAAACATAAAAGAAATTCCAAAAGGATTTTGGATAAAAAAGCTTGCTGGAGTAAAGAATCGTTTTGAATTCAGGGTAAATAATGGGGATAGAATTTTTTTCTCTTTTTCTAAAAGAGGAGATGAAGAAGAAAAAATCACATTTCTCTTGTATTCTTCTCACGACCGTGGAGTAAAAAATTCAAAAAGAGCTGAAATTCAGTCAGTAAAAGATTTTGAAATTTTTAAAGATGATTTTGAGCCATCACCAATTGAAGAAATTGATAAGAGTGTCTTTTTAAATTATAACAATGTTATAACTTATGAAATAAAAAATGATAATTTTTTTATTTTTAACAGGGATAATAAATATTTTTATTATTATTTAAATGACGAACAATATGAAACAATAATATCTCCTTCTCCTCTTTTTGTAATAGGAAGTGCAGGAAGTGGAAAAAGCACTATAACACTTAGAAAAATTTTAAATATAGAAGAACATAATGATGTCTATGGATTTAAAAAAGTAGGATATTTTACAGGAAACAGCTATCTTAAAGATAATCTTGAAGAGCAATATTATTTTTTCAGAGATAAAAATAAAAAAGCTCTCTCTTCTTTTTATACTTTAAAAGAATTTTACAGGAAGGAACTAGGAATAGATACAAGAAAAATTATAGATTTTAGAAAATTTATGGAATTCTTAAGTTTTTCATATCCGAACCGTAAAAAACTTAAAGTAGAAGATTCAAATATATATTTTGAAATCATAGGAATTATAAAAGGAATTATGGGAAAAGGAGGAGCTGATAACTGGGAAAAAGATATTTTAAATCCTCTTATATCTTTAGAGGAATATAAAAATCTCAGCAAGAAATACAGTGTATTAAGCAGCAGTCAGAAAGAAGAAATATATAAGATTGCCTTAAAATATGAAGAATGGAAAAAAGAAAATAATTTATATGATGTTAATGATTTAGCTGCAGCAGGAACTAAAATTCAGGAAAAATTTGATTTTATACTTGTAGATGAAGTTCAGGATTTGACAGAAACAGAAATTTATTTTTTATCAAACCTTGTAAAAACTCCTGAAAATATTATTTTTGCAGGGGATATTCATCAAATGGTAAATTTTAATTCTTTTAGTTTTGACAGATTAAAAAACCTTTATTATAAAAATAATATGAGATATTCTCTTTCAACTCTTGTAAAAAATTATAGAAGTTCAAAGGAAATTGTAAAGCTTGCAAATTATCTTACTGACTTAAGAAAAAAATATATAGGGAATCTGGGAATGGACGATTATAAAGAAGGAGCTGTTTTGGATGAAGGGAATATAATTTTCTCAAAAACAGATTTTTCTTTTGCTGAAAATTTTCAAAAAGATGTTAATGCAGCAATAATTGTATCAGATGATGATGAGAGAAAAAAATTCTCAGAAGCTTCAGGTATAAAGCATAGAATTTTTACTGTAGAAGAAATAAAAGGTCTTGAATACAGAGATGTTATATGCTGTAATTTAATTTCAAAAAATTTATGGGCATGGAAAAAAATTCTTTCAGGAAATGTTAAACAGGATCAAAGATATAGAAAATATTTTAACCTTTTTTATGTGGGAATAACAAGAGCAAGGAAAAATCTAATAATTATGGAAGAAGTTTCAGAAGCAAATGAGCTTCTGAAAAATATAAAATCTTTTATGAACATCAAAGAAGAAAAAGAAGTAAATAAAGATAAAATAATAAAAAATAATTCTTTTTCTTCAAAGGAAGAATGGATTTCAGAAGGAATAAAATTATATAAATTAGAAAAATTTGATGAAGCACAGTATGCTTTTGAGCAGGGAGATTATCCAACTTGGATTGCAGAAAAAGAAACAGAAATTGATATAGAAAACGGAGATTACAAAACAGCTATTGAAAAAATAGAAAAAGGAAACTTTAAGAAAAGCCGTATTTATTTTGAAAAGCTTATAATAGATAACATCATTGAAAAAGAAAACTATATAAAAGCACTTAAATATCTTGAGAGCTTTGCCCTTTCTTATAAATACTTTGAAATAAAAAGAAAAATATCAGAAGGGATAAATAAAGGGCTTTATAGTGTAAAAGAAATTAATAAAATAATTCCTATGTTTTTAAACAGAAGAGAATTTACTATTGTTGGAGATTCATATTTTTATATAAAAAAATATGATCTTGCCATAAATTTTTATAAAAAAGCTTCAAATACAGAAGGAGTAATAAGAGCAAGAAGAGAATTTCTAAAAGAAAAATTTAATGATATAGATAAAAGAGATGAAAGAATTCAGATTGTTGAAAATTATATAGGAAAAAAAGATATAAATACAGCAGACAGGCAAGGAAAGACTCCTCTTATGAATATAATGATTAATGATAAGCCAAAAGAGACAGCTGAAATGCTTCTAAGTTTAGGGTTAAATATACACGAAAAGATAAATCTTGGAAGTGTTACAGGGCACTATATTCATTTAACACAAATGATTTTACAAGATAAAATAGGCTGGCTTAAATTTCTTTATAAAAAAGGTGCAGATGTTAACTCTGAATCAAGCAGAAAAGAAACACCTCTTTTTTATGCAGGTATTTTTGAAGATATGCCTTCAGTAGAATTTCTTCTTGAACATGGTGCAGATATAAATCATACAGATACCAATGGAGAAACTGTAGACTTTAAAAAAGCAAGAGAGAGACGGGTAAAATATTTTAAATTTTTTATAGAAAGAATGGATAAACCTGATAAGCTAAATAAGCAAGGAGAAAATATTCTTAATATTTTGGAAGAAATGAAAGAGGCTTTTATTTCCAATGAAAAAGAATTAAGAAAAATATCTCTTATGGAAAAAATTTATAAAAGAGCAGTAGAAAAAAATACAAAATAG
- the rbr gene encoding rubrerythrin: MNLKGTKTEKNLLTAFAGESQAFTKYNYYASKAKKDGYVQIGELFEATANNEKEHAKIWFKLLHDGMPSTVENLKDAAAGENYEWTDMYATFAKEAREEGFEKIAILMEGVAAIEKEHEERYKKLLENIEAKEVFKKLDIVVWECGNCGHLHIGTEAPLVCPVCDHPQSYFRVRATNY; the protein is encoded by the coding sequence ATGAATTTAAAAGGGACAAAAACAGAAAAAAATCTTTTAACAGCCTTTGCAGGTGAATCTCAAGCATTTACAAAATATAATTATTATGCATCTAAAGCTAAAAAAGATGGATATGTACAAATAGGTGAACTTTTTGAAGCAACTGCAAATAATGAGAAAGAACATGCTAAGATTTGGTTTAAACTTTTACATGATGGAATGCCTTCAACTGTTGAAAATTTAAAAGATGCTGCAGCTGGTGAAAATTATGAATGGACTGACATGTATGCAACTTTTGCTAAAGAAGCAAGAGAAGAGGGATTTGAAAAAATAGCTATTTTAATGGAAGGAGTAGCTGCCATTGAAAAAGAACATGAAGAAAGATACAAAAAACTATTAGAAAACATAGAAGCAAAAGAAGTATTTAAAAAACTTGATATAGTTGTATGGGAATGTGGAAACTGTGGTCATTTACACATTGGAACAGAAGCTCCTTTAGTATGTCCTGTGTGTGATCATCCTCAATCTTACTTCAGAGTAAGAGCTACAAATTATTAA
- a CDS encoding dicarboxylate/amino acid:cation symporter, which translates to MAKLKDSLILKLILGVIVGLLVGLYCNENVIGLVNTVKFLLGQVISFTIPLIILGFIAPAITQMKSNASKMLGVMIGLAYFSSVGAAIMSMIAGYSLIPMLNITSAADEAKKVIPELIFKVEIPPTMSVMSALVLAIFVGLAVVWTNSKNFENVLVEFGNIMLAIVTRIVIPILPLFVATTFATLSYEGVILKQFPVFLKVIVIVLIGHYIWLAILYSIGGIVNKCNPMDVLRYYGPAYLTAVGTMSSAATLPIALSCARKSPVLKEDIVNFGVPLGATVHLCGSVLTEVFFVMTVSKILYGQLPSFGTMLLFIILLGIFAVGAPGVPGGTVMASLGIIISVLGFDEAGVGLMLTIFALQDSFGTACNVTGDGALTMILNGLFKNEVSK; encoded by the coding sequence ATGGCAAAACTAAAAGATTCTCTAATATTAAAACTAATATTAGGGGTAATAGTTGGTCTACTAGTTGGATTATATTGTAATGAAAATGTAATCGGATTAGTAAATACTGTTAAATTCTTATTGGGACAAGTAATATCTTTTACAATCCCACTAATCATTCTAGGGTTTATTGCTCCAGCAATAACACAAATGAAATCTAATGCAAGTAAGATGCTTGGAGTTATGATTGGATTGGCATATTTTTCTTCTGTAGGGGCAGCAATTATGTCAATGATAGCAGGATATTCTTTAATTCCTATGCTTAATATAACTTCAGCAGCTGATGAAGCAAAAAAAGTTATTCCAGAATTAATATTCAAAGTTGAAATTCCTCCAACAATGTCAGTTATGTCAGCTCTTGTACTAGCTATATTTGTTGGACTTGCAGTTGTATGGACTAATTCTAAAAACTTTGAAAATGTACTTGTTGAATTTGGAAATATAATGCTTGCAATAGTTACAAGAATAGTAATTCCTATTCTTCCTTTATTCGTTGCTACTACATTTGCAACTTTATCTTATGAAGGTGTAATTTTAAAACAATTCCCTGTATTCTTAAAAGTTATAGTAATCGTTTTAATAGGACACTATATTTGGCTTGCAATTCTTTACAGTATCGGTGGTATAGTAAACAAATGTAACCCAATGGATGTTTTAAGATACTATGGACCAGCTTACTTAACAGCTGTAGGAACAATGTCATCTGCAGCAACTCTTCCAATTGCATTATCTTGTGCTAGAAAATCTCCAGTACTTAAAGAAGATATTGTAAACTTTGGAGTTCCATTAGGAGCAACAGTTCACCTTTGTGGATCAGTTCTTACAGAAGTATTCTTTGTAATGACTGTTTCTAAAATATTATATGGTCAATTACCATCATTTGGAACAATGTTGTTATTTATAATTCTTCTTGGAATATTTGCTGTTGGAGCACCTGGAGTTCCTGGAGGAACAGTAATGGCATCTCTTGGAATTATCATTTCTGTACTTGGATTTGATGAAGCAGGTGTAGGACTTATGCTTACAATATTTGCTCTTCAAGACAGTTTCGGTACTGCATGTAATGTAACTGGTGACGGAGCTTTAACAATGATTTTAAACGGACTTTTCAAAAACGAAGTAAGTAAATAA
- a CDS encoding thymidine kinase, with protein sequence MSGKINFYYGVVGSRKSSELLLTAHRNKSVGKKVEVFQPYKNNRDGNVISSRAMEYTIPAVVVKEDFDFYKYCIENKFDLILIDEFQFLSKNHCDQLVQLMIDTDINIFLYGLMSNFRGELFPTVAYMLPFITTLNEIKTVCGHCGKRKATMNVMIGDIEADKDGISIGNHFNGVCAVCFKELTKK encoded by the coding sequence ATGTCAGGAAAAATAAATTTTTATTACGGTGTTGTAGGTTCAAGAAAATCATCTGAACTTTTACTGACTGCTCATAGAAATAAAAGTGTAGGAAAAAAAGTTGAAGTATTTCAACCTTATAAAAATAACAGAGACGGAAATGTAATATCAAGCAGAGCTATGGAATATACTATCCCTGCTGTTGTAGTTAAAGAAGATTTTGATTTTTATAAATACTGTATTGAAAATAAGTTTGATTTAATACTTATAGATGAATTTCAATTTCTTTCTAAAAATCATTGTGATCAATTAGTTCAGCTTATGATTGACACAGATATCAATATTTTTCTTTATGGGCTTATGAGTAATTTCAGAGGTGAACTTTTCCCTACAGTTGCATACATGCTGCCTTTTATTACTACTCTTAATGAAATAAAAACTGTTTGTGGACATTGTGGAAAAAGAAAAGCTACTATGAATGTTATGATTGGAGATATAGAAGCTGATAAAGATGGAATATCTATAGGAAATCACTTTAATGGTGTATGTGCTGTATGTTTTAAAGAACTTACTAAAAAATAA
- a CDS encoding cold-shock protein yields the protein MNKGTVKWFNAEKGFGFITSEEGKDLFVHFSEIQKEGFKTLEEGEKVTFDVKEGQKGPQAANVVVVK from the coding sequence ATGAACAAAGGTACAGTAAAATGGTTTAATGCTGAAAAAGGATTCGGATTCATCACTTCTGAAGAAGGAAAAGATTTATTCGTACACTTCTCTGAAATTCAAAAAGAAGGATTCAAAACTTTAGAAGAAGGAGAAAAAGTAACTTTTGATGTTAAAGAGGGACAAAAAGGACCTCAAGCTGCTAATGTAGTAGTTGTAAAATAG
- the zupT gene encoding zinc transporter ZupT — protein MFENAAARALILSLLAGMSTLLGALIIFITKKKSEKLVTVSLGFAGGVMISVSFMDLLPNANELLTNYGGYKFGILSEVFFLLIGVITAGLLDRFVPHEPEENGDGKVHENLFRVGFVSTMAIGLHNFPEGIATFMAGYENMALGISIAAAIAMHNIPEGISVAMPIYFATGNRMKALKYTFLSGIAEPIGALLAFLVLKPYINELTLGIIFAVISGVMLYIAIEELIPSSRQYGYGREALFATFAGIVLMPLSKLFGAV, from the coding sequence ATGTTTGAGAATGCAGCAGCAAGAGCTTTGATACTTTCTCTTTTAGCAGGGATGTCAACTCTTTTAGGTGCTTTGATTATTTTTATTACAAAAAAGAAAAGTGAAAAACTTGTGACAGTATCTTTGGGATTTGCAGGAGGAGTAATGATAAGTGTATCATTTATGGATCTTCTTCCAAATGCAAATGAACTTTTAACAAATTATGGAGGATATAAGTTTGGTATTTTATCAGAAGTATTTTTTCTCCTTATAGGAGTTATTACAGCAGGACTTTTAGACAGATTCGTTCCACATGAACCTGAAGAAAACGGTGATGGAAAAGTACATGAAAATCTTTTTCGTGTAGGTTTTGTTTCTACAATGGCAATAGGTCTTCATAATTTTCCTGAGGGGATAGCAACTTTTATGGCAGGATATGAAAATATGGCTCTTGGAATTTCAATAGCAGCAGCAATAGCAATGCATAATATACCAGAAGGAATTTCAGTAGCTATGCCTATATATTTTGCTACAGGAAACAGAATGAAAGCTCTGAAATATACATTTTTATCTGGAATAGCAGAACCAATAGGGGCTCTTCTTGCATTTTTAGTGCTTAAACCATATATAAATGAATTAACTTTAGGAATTATTTTTGCTGTTATTTCAGGAGTGATGCTCTATATTGCTATAGAGGAACTTATTCCTTCAAGCAGACAGTATGGATATGGAAGGGAAGCATTATTTGCAACATTTGCAGGAATAGTTCTAATGCCTTTAAGTAAGTTATTTGGAGCAGTTTAA